One genomic segment of Paraburkholderia caffeinilytica includes these proteins:
- the xdhA gene encoding xanthine dehydrogenase small subunit: MTTQTIRFYHQGSVREVAGVPATRTVLQHLREDLHCTGTKEGCAEGDCGACTVVVGELDAQGGIALKAVNACIQFLPTLDGKALFTVEDLRGADGALHPVQQAMVDCHGSQCGFCTPGFVMSMWALYENQPAAAGLPTRDEINTALSGNLCRCTGYRPIVDASQKMFDYQQYPRVTLDRKAIADTLREIQRRDTFEYSAPDTRGAGFGSPTFHAPVSLDAFAKLRAAHPQARLLAGSTDVGLWVTKQFRDLGDILYIGNVAELKTIERDAQTLTIGAAVTLEDAYAALAADYPELAELWTRFASLPIRNAGTLGGNVANGSPIGDSMPALLALGAEVVLRHGARTRTLTLDAFYLGYQKTALAAGEFVAALRVPRPARDLRFRTYKVSKRYDQDISAVCAAFALHIGENGAIRDARIAFGGMAATPNRAAQTEAALNGATWNESTARQAMNALVADYQPLTDMRASSAYRLKVARNLLWRFHLETRDDAPLALFDVNAFAYEAGAPDAAVAKESS; this comes from the coding sequence ATGACAACGCAAACCATCCGCTTTTATCACCAGGGGTCCGTCCGTGAGGTCGCGGGCGTTCCGGCGACGCGCACCGTGCTTCAGCACCTGCGCGAGGATTTGCATTGCACGGGCACCAAGGAAGGCTGCGCGGAAGGCGACTGCGGCGCCTGCACGGTCGTCGTCGGCGAACTGGATGCGCAAGGCGGCATCGCGCTGAAGGCCGTCAACGCCTGCATCCAGTTCCTGCCGACGCTGGACGGCAAAGCCCTCTTCACCGTCGAAGACCTGCGCGGCGCCGACGGCGCCCTGCACCCCGTCCAGCAGGCCATGGTCGATTGCCACGGCTCGCAGTGCGGCTTCTGCACGCCCGGCTTCGTGATGTCGATGTGGGCGTTGTACGAAAACCAGCCGGCCGCCGCCGGCCTGCCCACTCGCGACGAAATCAACACCGCGCTGTCCGGCAATCTGTGCCGCTGCACCGGCTACCGGCCGATTGTCGACGCGTCGCAAAAGATGTTCGACTACCAGCAATACCCACGTGTGACGTTGGACCGCAAAGCGATCGCCGATACACTGCGCGAAATCCAACGCCGCGACACCTTCGAATACAGCGCACCCGACACGCGCGGCGCCGGATTCGGTTCGCCCACCTTCCATGCACCGGTTTCGCTCGACGCGTTCGCCAAACTGCGCGCGGCGCATCCTCAAGCGCGCCTGCTCGCCGGCAGCACCGACGTCGGCCTGTGGGTCACCAAGCAGTTTCGCGATCTCGGCGACATCCTGTACATCGGCAACGTCGCGGAATTGAAGACGATCGAGCGCGATGCGCAGACGCTGACGATCGGCGCCGCCGTCACGCTCGAAGACGCCTATGCGGCGCTCGCCGCCGATTACCCCGAACTGGCCGAACTGTGGACGCGTTTCGCGTCGCTGCCGATCCGCAATGCCGGCACGCTCGGCGGCAATGTCGCGAACGGCTCGCCGATCGGCGATTCGATGCCGGCGCTGCTCGCGCTCGGCGCCGAAGTCGTGCTGCGCCACGGCGCCAGAACCCGCACGCTGACGCTCGACGCCTTCTACCTCGGCTATCAGAAGACCGCGCTCGCGGCCGGCGAATTCGTCGCCGCGCTGCGTGTGCCGCGTCCAGCGCGCGATCTGCGCTTCCGCACGTACAAGGTGTCGAAGCGTTACGATCAGGATATCTCCGCGGTGTGCGCGGCATTTGCGCTGCACATCGGCGAAAACGGCGCGATCAGGGACGCCCGCATCGCGTTCGGCGGCATGGCCGCGACGCCGAATCGCGCCGCGCAAACCGAGGCCGCGCTGAACGGCGCGACATGGAACGAAAGCACCGCGCGGCAAGCGATGAACGCACTCGTCGCCGATTACCAGCCGCTCACCGACATGCGCGCCTCGAGCGCCTATCGACTGAAGGTGGCGCGCAATCTGCTGTGGCGCTTCCACCTGGAAACGCGCGATGACGCGCCGCTCGCCCTCTTCGACGTGAATGCGTTCGCGTACGAAGCCGGCGCGCCGGACGCGGCCGTTGCGAAGGAGTCGTCGTGA
- the xdhB gene encoding xanthine dehydrogenase molybdopterin binding subunit encodes MNRTDAFVEPAAHPAARHATAQESEAAIGASLPHESAALHVSGEATYTDDVPELQGTLHAALGLSRHAHARIVSLDLDAVRKAPGVIAVLTAEDIPGENNCGPVLHDDPILAVDEVLYLGQPVFAVIAESHDLARRAAALAKSDDVVRYEPLEIVLTPAEAKANKQFVLPPLHLRRGEPDAKIAAAPHKIRGTFEVGGQEQFYLEGQIAYAVPKEMDGMLVYSSTQHPSEMQQVVAHMLGWPAHNVVCECRRMGGGFGGKESQSAVFACVASLAAKLLRRPVKLRADRDDDFMITGKRHDAVYEYEAGFDDSGRILGARVEIALRAGYSADLSGAVATRAVCHFDNAYYLSDVDIVALCCKTNTQSNTAFRGFGGPQGALVMEVMLDSIARQLNCDPLDVRLANYYGIGERDTTPYGQRVEDNIIAPLTDDLLATSDYRARREAIAAFNAKSPVLKRGLAFSPVKFGISFNVPFLNQAGALVHVYKDGSVLVNHGGTEMGQGLNTKVAQVVANQFGLPLSRVRVTATDTSKIANTSATAASTGSDLNGKAAEAAARTIRDRLARLAAKQLGGTADAVEFANGEVSVNGGAMPFEQLVGAAYLARVQLWSDGFYTTPKVHWDAKTLTGHPFYYFAYGAAVSEVVIDTLTGEWKLVRADALHDAGQSINPAIDLGQVEGGFIQGMGWLTTEELWWNRDGRLMTHAPSTYKIPAVSDTPAAFNVRLYQNHNVEPTVFHSKAVGEPPLLLPFSVFLAIRDAIAAAVPDAKNAPPLRAPATPEAILDALDALQSPGTATQPATGQPAQAAVTPATATTPV; translated from the coding sequence ATGAACCGGACCGATGCTTTCGTCGAACCTGCTGCGCACCCGGCCGCCAGGCACGCCACCGCTCAGGAGAGCGAGGCGGCGATCGGCGCCTCCTTGCCGCATGAATCGGCCGCGCTGCACGTGAGCGGCGAAGCCACCTACACCGACGACGTCCCCGAATTGCAAGGCACGCTGCACGCGGCCCTTGGGCTGTCGCGGCACGCGCACGCGCGGATCGTGTCGCTCGATCTGGACGCGGTGAGAAAAGCACCTGGCGTAATCGCCGTGCTGACCGCGGAAGACATCCCCGGCGAGAACAACTGCGGCCCGGTGCTGCACGACGATCCGATTCTCGCTGTAGACGAAGTGCTGTATCTCGGCCAACCGGTGTTCGCGGTGATCGCCGAAAGTCATGACCTCGCGCGGCGTGCCGCGGCGCTGGCCAAAAGCGACGACGTCGTGCGATATGAACCGCTCGAGATCGTCCTCACGCCAGCCGAAGCAAAAGCCAACAAGCAGTTCGTCCTGCCGCCGCTGCATCTGAGGCGCGGCGAGCCGGACGCAAAGATAGCCGCCGCGCCGCATAAGATCCGCGGCACGTTCGAAGTCGGCGGGCAGGAACAGTTTTATCTCGAAGGCCAGATCGCGTACGCCGTGCCGAAGGAAATGGACGGCATGCTCGTCTACAGCTCGACGCAGCATCCGAGCGAAATGCAGCAGGTCGTCGCGCATATGCTCGGCTGGCCGGCGCACAACGTCGTGTGCGAATGCCGGCGAATGGGCGGCGGCTTCGGCGGCAAGGAATCGCAATCGGCGGTGTTCGCGTGCGTCGCATCGCTGGCGGCGAAACTGCTGCGCCGCCCGGTCAAACTGCGCGCCGACCGTGACGACGATTTCATGATCACCGGCAAGCGCCACGACGCGGTCTACGAGTACGAAGCGGGCTTCGACGATAGCGGCCGCATCCTCGGCGCGCGCGTCGAAATCGCCTTGAGAGCCGGCTATTCCGCCGACTTGTCCGGTGCGGTTGCGACACGCGCCGTCTGCCACTTCGACAACGCGTACTACCTGTCCGACGTCGACATCGTCGCGCTGTGCTGCAAGACCAACACGCAATCGAACACCGCGTTCCGCGGCTTCGGCGGCCCGCAAGGCGCGCTGGTGATGGAGGTCATGCTCGACAGCATCGCGCGTCAATTGAACTGCGATCCGCTCGACGTGCGGCTCGCCAACTACTACGGCATCGGCGAACGCGACACGACACCCTATGGACAACGCGTCGAAGACAACATCATCGCGCCGCTAACCGATGACTTGCTTGCAACCAGCGACTACCGCGCGCGCCGCGAAGCGATCGCCGCGTTCAATGCAAAAAGTCCGGTGCTCAAACGCGGCCTCGCATTTTCGCCGGTGAAGTTCGGCATTTCGTTCAACGTGCCGTTTCTGAATCAGGCCGGCGCGCTGGTGCATGTGTACAAAGACGGTTCGGTGCTCGTCAATCATGGCGGCACCGAAATGGGCCAGGGTCTGAATACGAAGGTCGCGCAAGTCGTCGCGAATCAGTTCGGCTTGCCGCTTTCGCGCGTGCGCGTGACGGCGACCGATACGTCGAAGATCGCCAACACTTCGGCGACCGCCGCGTCCACCGGCAGCGATCTGAACGGCAAAGCCGCCGAAGCCGCCGCACGAACCATTCGCGACAGACTCGCCAGACTCGCGGCGAAGCAACTCGGCGGCACGGCCGACGCGGTGGAATTCGCCAACGGTGAAGTGTCGGTGAACGGCGGAGCGATGCCGTTCGAGCAACTGGTCGGCGCCGCGTACCTGGCGCGCGTGCAGTTGTGGTCGGACGGTTTCTATACGACGCCGAAAGTGCACTGGGATGCGAAAACGCTGACCGGTCACCCGTTTTATTACTTTGCGTACGGCGCGGCAGTATCGGAAGTGGTGATCGACACGCTAACCGGCGAATGGAAACTGGTGCGCGCGGACGCGTTGCACGACGCCGGCCAGTCGATCAATCCGGCGATCGATCTCGGCCAGGTGGAAGGCGGCTTTATTCAAGGCATGGGCTGGCTCACCACCGAAGAATTGTGGTGGAACCGCGATGGCCGCCTGATGACGCACGCGCCCTCGACGTACAAGATTCCCGCCGTCAGCGATACGCCCGCGGCGTTCAATGTGCGGCTTTATCAGAACCACAACGTCGAGCCGACCGTGTTCCATTCGAAGGCAGTAGGCGAACCGCCTCTGCTGTTGCCCTTCTCGGTGTTCCTCGCGATTCGCGACGCGATCGCGGCTGCGGTGCCGGACGCGAAAAACGCGCCGCCGTTGCGCGCGCCGGCGACGCCCGAAGCGATTCTCGATGCGCTGGACGCGTTGCAATCGCCCGGGACGGCGACACAGCCCGCTACAGGACAACCCGCGCAAGCGGCAGTTACGCCGGCAACCGCCACCACGCCGGTTTAG
- the xdhC gene encoding xanthine dehydrogenase accessory protein XdhC encodes MQAWLPDLQQLLAHGDAAVLVTVARVEGSAPREAGTKMIVTRDSARHTIGGGHLEWKAIETARQVLRDGMRSPHMRRLERFALGPSLGQCCGGAVILAFERLDIGDLGWITSLAKRVAAGQSTVRSVSFGPAPDAVMLSDPEPGVDASDCLLWDGAGFDDSGALLTETIAPGDFQVVLFGAGHVGAALVRVLATLPCVVRWVDERDAQFPPAETLHAPNVKIDPNDAPDEAVDQAAPHTYFIVMTHNHALDLELAERILRRGDFAFFGMIGSHSKRKQFEHRLAARGIDPSQIARMKCPLGVDGIVDKSPEIIAISAAAQVLQAVEANAGAHAAQTV; translated from the coding sequence ATGCAAGCCTGGCTACCTGACCTGCAACAACTGCTCGCGCACGGCGACGCCGCCGTGCTGGTGACGGTCGCACGCGTCGAAGGTTCGGCGCCCCGCGAAGCCGGCACCAAGATGATCGTCACGCGCGATTCGGCCAGGCACACGATCGGCGGCGGACATCTCGAATGGAAAGCCATCGAGACCGCGCGCCAGGTGCTGCGCGACGGCATGCGCTCGCCGCATATGCGCCGCCTCGAACGTTTCGCGCTTGGACCCAGTCTCGGCCAATGCTGCGGCGGCGCCGTGATTCTCGCCTTCGAGCGCCTCGACATCGGCGACCTCGGCTGGATCACCTCGCTCGCGAAACGCGTGGCCGCGGGCCAATCGACGGTGCGTAGCGTATCATTCGGCCCCGCACCGGATGCGGTGATGCTGTCCGACCCCGAGCCGGGCGTCGACGCCTCGGACTGTCTGCTGTGGGACGGCGCCGGTTTCGACGACAGCGGCGCGCTGCTCACCGAAACCATTGCGCCAGGCGACTTCCAGGTCGTGCTGTTCGGCGCCGGTCACGTGGGCGCGGCACTGGTTCGCGTGCTGGCCACGCTGCCCTGCGTCGTGCGCTGGGTCGACGAGCGCGACGCGCAGTTTCCGCCGGCGGAAACGCTGCATGCGCCGAACGTGAAGATCGATCCGAACGACGCGCCCGACGAAGCCGTCGACCAGGCCGCGCCGCACACGTACTTCATCGTGATGACGCACAACCATGCGCTCGATCTCGAGTTGGCCGAGCGCATTCTGCGGCGCGGCGATTTCGCGTTCTTCGGCATGATCGGCTCGCACAGCAAGCGCAAGCAGTTCGAACATCGGCTGGCGGCGCGTGGCATCGATCCTTCGCAGATTGCGCGGATGAAGTGCCCACTAGGCGTCGACGGTATCGTCGACAAGTCGCCGGAGATCATCGCGATCTCGGCGGCAGCCCAGGTGTTGCAAGCCGTGGAGGCGAATGCGGGCGCGCATGCGGCGCAGACGGTCTGA
- a CDS encoding adenosine deaminase, producing MTTTTATPMSLAEKAARAPKAELHIHIEGSLEPELIFALAERNGVKLAYDSIEALRAAYAFTDLQSFLDIYYAGASVLLHEQDFYDMTTAYVERCLADNVIHSEIFFDPQTHTERGVPIATVVAGIERALADAEKRGMTSKLILCFLRHLSEEDALATFEEARPLFEQYKHRLIGVGLDSSERGHPPSKFERVFAKARALGLKLVAHAGEEGPPSYIYEALDLLKVDRVDHGVRSIEDPALVTRLADTRVALTVCPLSNLKLCVFDDMTKHTLKDLLDRGVAVTVNSDDPAYFGGYVNANYFATIDALKLNDAEVYTIIRNSFEASFVTPEQRSELIAKLDAHWHPAGPH from the coding sequence ATGACTACAACGACCGCTACCCCTATGTCACTCGCCGAGAAAGCCGCCCGCGCACCGAAGGCCGAGTTGCACATTCATATCGAAGGCTCGCTCGAACCCGAACTGATCTTCGCGCTCGCCGAACGCAACGGCGTGAAACTGGCATACGACTCGATCGAAGCCTTGCGCGCCGCCTACGCGTTCACCGATCTGCAATCGTTCCTCGACATCTACTACGCCGGCGCGAGCGTGCTGCTGCACGAGCAGGACTTCTACGACATGACGACGGCGTACGTGGAACGCTGCCTCGCCGACAACGTGATCCACAGCGAAATCTTCTTCGATCCGCAGACACATACGGAACGTGGCGTGCCGATCGCCACGGTGGTGGCCGGCATCGAACGGGCGCTCGCCGATGCGGAAAAGCGCGGCATGACGAGCAAGCTGATTCTGTGTTTCCTGCGCCATCTATCGGAAGAAGACGCGCTCGCCACGTTTGAAGAAGCCCGGCCGCTGTTCGAGCAATACAAGCATCGCCTGATCGGCGTGGGCCTCGATTCGTCGGAGCGCGGCCATCCGCCTTCGAAGTTCGAACGCGTCTTCGCCAAGGCACGCGCGCTCGGCCTGAAGCTGGTCGCGCATGCGGGCGAAGAAGGCCCGCCGTCGTACATCTACGAAGCGCTCGATCTGCTGAAAGTGGATCGCGTCGACCACGGCGTGCGCAGCATCGAAGATCCGGCGCTCGTCACGCGCCTCGCCGATACGCGCGTCGCGCTGACCGTGTGCCCGCTGTCGAACCTGAAGCTCTGTGTGTTCGACGACATGACCAAGCACACGCTGAAGGACCTGCTCGATCGCGGCGTCGCCGTCACGGTGAATTCCGACGATCCGGCCTATTTCGGCGGTTACGTGAACGCCAACTATTTCGCCACCATCGACGCGTTGAAGCTCAACGATGCCGAGGTCTACACGATCATCCGCAACAGCTTCGAAGCGTCGTTCGTCACGCCCGAGCAACGCAGCGAACTGATCGCGAAGCTCGACGCGCACTGGCACCCAGCCGGCCCCCACTGA
- the guaD gene encoding guanine deaminase, whose amino-acid sequence MTQSAQSAFRAQLLTFNGDPAQSSNAAVFHEDGLLIVEDGHVAAAGAYAALASQLAPGTQVQEMRDKLIVPGFIDTHIHYPQTDMIASPAPGLLPWLDTYTFPTERRFTDPAYARDTASFFVEELLACGTTTALVYCTVHKESADALFTESEARNLRMVAGKVLMDRNCPEFLRDTAQSGYDDSAELIGRWHNRGRQMYALTPRFAPTSTEAQLEACGVLAGKHPDIFIQSHVAENTDEVKWVAGLFPGHRSYLDIYDHYGLLRRRAVYGHCIYLDEEDRKRMAQTGTVASHCPTSNLFLGSGLFDFDKADEAGMPIALATDVGGGTSFSMLQTMNEAHKVARLTGHHLTATRMFYLATAGAAEALDLADKVGTLKPKSEADFVVLDPQATPLLARRTARTESLEELLFAFALLGDDRAIYETYAAGKRVHRRDDVRQHAPRVAKIAA is encoded by the coding sequence ATGACTCAATCGGCACAATCAGCATTCCGGGCGCAACTGCTGACCTTCAATGGCGATCCTGCGCAATCGTCCAACGCGGCGGTCTTCCACGAGGACGGTTTGCTGATCGTCGAAGACGGCCATGTCGCCGCAGCGGGCGCGTATGCCGCACTCGCGTCGCAACTCGCACCGGGCACCCAGGTGCAGGAGATGCGCGACAAGCTGATCGTGCCGGGTTTCATCGATACGCACATTCACTATCCGCAGACCGACATGATCGCGTCGCCGGCGCCGGGCTTGCTGCCGTGGCTCGACACGTACACGTTCCCGACCGAGCGCCGCTTCACCGATCCGGCGTATGCGCGCGACACGGCGAGCTTCTTCGTCGAAGAACTGCTGGCTTGCGGCACGACCACGGCGCTCGTGTATTGCACGGTCCACAAGGAATCGGCCGACGCCCTCTTCACCGAGAGCGAGGCGCGCAATCTGCGCATGGTGGCCGGCAAGGTGCTGATGGATCGCAACTGCCCCGAATTCCTGCGCGACACCGCGCAATCCGGTTACGACGACAGCGCCGAGTTGATCGGCCGCTGGCACAATCGCGGCCGTCAGATGTACGCGCTCACGCCGCGTTTCGCGCCGACCTCGACCGAGGCGCAACTCGAAGCGTGCGGCGTGCTGGCGGGCAAGCATCCGGACATCTTCATCCAGAGCCACGTCGCCGAGAATACCGACGAAGTGAAATGGGTCGCCGGTCTGTTCCCGGGCCACCGCAGCTATCTGGACATCTACGATCATTACGGCCTGCTGCGCCGCCGGGCCGTGTACGGCCATTGCATCTACCTCGACGAGGAGGACCGCAAGCGCATGGCGCAAACCGGCACGGTCGCCTCGCACTGCCCGACCTCGAACCTGTTCCTCGGCAGCGGCCTGTTCGACTTCGACAAGGCCGACGAAGCCGGCATGCCGATCGCGCTGGCGACGGACGTCGGCGGCGGAACCTCGTTCTCCATGCTGCAAACCATGAACGAAGCGCACAAGGTCGCACGTCTGACGGGACATCATCTGACCGCCACGCGGATGTTCTATCTCGCCACTGCGGGCGCGGCCGAAGCACTCGATCTGGCCGACAAGGTCGGCACGTTGAAGCCGAAGTCGGAAGCCGACTTCGTCGTGCTCGATCCGCAAGCCACGCCGCTGCTCGCGCGCCGCACCGCACGCACGGAATCGCTCGAAGAACTGCTGTTCGCGTTCGCGCTGCTCGGCGACGACCGCGCGATCTACGAGACGTATGCCGCGGGCAAGCGCGTGCATCGTCGCGACGACGTGCGGCAACATGCGCCGCGCGTGGCGAAGATTGCGGCCTGA
- a CDS encoding NAD(P)/FAD-dependent oxidoreductase → MSTHSSKRITVDVAIIGAGPAGAVAAALLRRSGRSVLVLERQHFPRFSIGESLLPQSMAYLEEAGMLQAVVEAGFQYKNGAHFVYRDQSSAFDFRDKHSPGWGTTYQVERAVFDDILIRCAAEQGADVRFGHAVRAMHPGESGNNPVLDVIDDGDNAYEVEARFVFDASGFGRVLPRLLNLEAPTRMPTRAAIFTHVRDGIPVGATDRSKICVATHPERRDVWFWMIPLAGGRSSVGCVAEASFLDVPEAGRDAKLRELIQQEPTLGPLIGNAPFLMPVRHIGGYAANVERLHGPGYALLGNAGEFLDPVFSSGVTIALRSAHLAVQTLNRQLNGEQVDWSAAYDVPLRKGIDTFRAFVERWYTGELQDIIFYPDQTPSIRRMISAVLAGYAWDESNPYVADPVRRLNALHDVCTYR, encoded by the coding sequence TTGAGTACACATTCGTCAAAGCGCATCACCGTCGACGTAGCGATCATCGGTGCGGGGCCTGCAGGCGCAGTCGCAGCGGCGCTCTTGCGCCGGTCAGGCCGTTCGGTGCTGGTGCTGGAGCGTCAGCATTTTCCGCGTTTCTCGATCGGTGAGAGTCTGCTGCCGCAAAGCATGGCTTACCTCGAAGAGGCCGGCATGCTGCAAGCAGTGGTCGAAGCCGGTTTCCAGTACAAGAACGGTGCGCATTTCGTCTACCGCGACCAGTCGTCGGCGTTTGACTTCCGCGACAAGCATTCGCCGGGGTGGGGCACCACGTACCAGGTGGAGCGCGCGGTGTTCGACGATATTCTGATTCGCTGCGCGGCGGAACAGGGCGCCGATGTGCGCTTTGGCCACGCGGTCCGCGCGATGCATCCTGGCGAGAGCGGCAACAATCCGGTGCTCGACGTAATCGACGATGGGGATAACGCATATGAAGTGGAGGCACGCTTCGTGTTCGACGCGAGCGGCTTCGGCCGTGTGCTGCCACGCCTGCTGAACCTCGAAGCGCCCACGCGCATGCCGACACGCGCCGCGATCTTCACGCACGTGCGCGATGGCATCCCGGTCGGCGCGACCGACCGCAGCAAGATCTGCGTGGCGACGCATCCGGAGCGCCGCGACGTGTGGTTCTGGATGATTCCGCTGGCGGGCGGGCGGTCGTCGGTGGGTTGCGTTGCCGAGGCCAGTTTCCTCGATGTGCCGGAAGCCGGGCGCGACGCGAAACTGCGCGAGTTGATCCAGCAGGAGCCGACACTCGGCCCGTTGATCGGCAACGCGCCGTTTCTGATGCCGGTGCGTCATATCGGCGGCTACGCGGCGAATGTCGAGCGCTTGCATGGACCGGGCTATGCGTTGCTCGGCAATGCGGGCGAATTTCTCGATCCGGTGTTCTCGTCCGGCGTGACGATTGCGCTGCGCTCGGCGCATCTCGCGGTGCAGACGTTGAACCGGCAACTAAATGGCGAGCAGGTCGACTGGTCGGCGGCTTACGACGTGCCGTTGCGCAAGGGGATCGATACGTTCCGGGCGTTTGTCGAACGCTGGTACACGGGCGAGTTGCAGGACATCATTTTCTACCCGGATCAGACGCCGTCGATCCGTCGCATGATCAGCGCGGTGCTGGCGGGTTACGCGTGGGACGAATCGAACCCGTATGTCGCCGATCCGGTGCGGCGTCTGAATGCGTTGCACGACGTGTGTACCTACCGATGA
- a CDS encoding class I SAM-dependent methyltransferase produces MSPSETSSVPFVPETAFGIWFLRTYTWEHHVLRVAINDLKRLIDVPIPAAPVIVDVGCGQGISFRLLADAFKPRRLVGVDFHEPSLTLAANAAHACRDKLADIELLHGDCAQLPLPDASADIVFCHQTFHHLVEQDRALAEFRRVLKPGGILLFAESTDAYIKSWVIRLLFRHPMHVQKSADGYLDMIRRGGFRFDQRNVSLPYLWWSRAKDFGLLERLGLTRPQPGKRRETLVNVAAVKTD; encoded by the coding sequence GTGTCGCCATCCGAAACATCCAGCGTGCCTTTCGTGCCGGAAACGGCCTTCGGGATCTGGTTCCTGCGTACCTATACATGGGAACATCATGTGCTGCGGGTCGCGATCAACGACCTCAAACGCCTGATCGACGTACCCATACCTGCTGCGCCGGTCATCGTCGACGTCGGCTGCGGGCAAGGCATTTCGTTCCGCCTGCTTGCCGACGCGTTCAAGCCGCGCCGCCTTGTGGGCGTCGATTTTCACGAACCGTCGCTGACGCTTGCCGCCAATGCGGCCCACGCCTGTCGCGACAAGCTCGCCGATATCGAACTGCTGCACGGCGACTGCGCGCAATTGCCGCTGCCCGACGCCAGCGCCGATATCGTGTTCTGCCATCAAACCTTCCACCACCTCGTCGAGCAGGACCGCGCGCTCGCCGAATTCCGCCGCGTGCTCAAACCGGGCGGCATCCTGCTGTTCGCCGAATCCACCGACGCGTACATCAAGTCGTGGGTGATCCGGCTGCTGTTCCGCCATCCCATGCACGTGCAAAAAAGCGCCGACGGCTATCTCGACATGATCCGCCGCGGCGGTTTCCGCTTCGATCAGCGCAACGTCTCGCTGCCATACCTCTGGTGGAGCCGCGCGAAAGACTTCGGCCTGCTCGAGCGCCTTGGCCTGACCCGTCCGCAGCCTGGCAAGCGTCGCGAAACGCTGGTCAATGTCGCGGCGGTCAAGACAGATTGA
- a CDS encoding excinuclease ABC subunit A produces MKRNVLFALLASLVMLSATQAFARDTVDNYPVAPALQSEPGKVGTDIALYFAGQRHPAVVKTMGEFATNKKTNAFGKSDLEACQHVFLSAVIELQDRARKEGGNAVINIKSNYKNEVRESATEFTCGAGAVIAGVALKGDVVTLRGK; encoded by the coding sequence ATGAAACGCAATGTGCTGTTTGCGTTGTTGGCATCGCTCGTCATGTTGAGCGCGACTCAGGCTTTTGCCCGCGACACGGTTGACAACTATCCGGTTGCACCGGCGCTGCAGAGCGAACCTGGCAAGGTCGGTACCGACATCGCGTTGTATTTCGCGGGCCAGCGCCATCCGGCTGTGGTCAAGACGATGGGCGAATTCGCGACCAACAAGAAGACCAACGCCTTCGGCAAGAGCGACCTGGAGGCGTGCCAGCACGTGTTCCTGTCGGCGGTGATCGAGTTGCAGGATCGTGCGCGCAAGGAAGGCGGTAATGCGGTGATCAACATCAAGAGCAACTACAAGAACGAAGTGCGTGAGAGCGCAACGGAGTTCACGTGTGGCGCGGGCGCGGTAATTGCTGGTGTGGCGCTGAAGGGCGATGTGGTGACGCTGCGCGGCAAATGA
- a CDS encoding signal peptidase, with product MKKVFVLGALAAVVLTQAGCATDVKSVPFEAAGAQSRDGVPVYFGQQSHPAVTARLGDVSYSVRIARKVANPDDACHQALAEAVRKLRAAAHERNANAVIDVSTRFHSTESKSSTDFTCGVSPSAAAIAVSGQLVVLEAN from the coding sequence ATGAAAAAAGTTTTTGTACTGGGTGCGCTGGCAGCGGTGGTGCTGACGCAGGCGGGGTGTGCCACGGACGTGAAGTCGGTGCCGTTCGAGGCGGCCGGCGCTCAGTCTCGCGACGGCGTGCCGGTGTATTTCGGCCAGCAGAGCCACCCGGCCGTGACGGCCAGGTTGGGCGACGTGTCCTACTCGGTGCGGATCGCGCGCAAGGTGGCGAATCCCGACGACGCCTGCCATCAAGCGCTTGCCGAAGCCGTGCGGAAGCTGCGCGCGGCGGCCCATGAACGCAACGCCAACGCCGTGATCGACGTATCGACCCGCTTTCATAGCACCGAAAGCAAGTCGTCGACCGACTTCACGTGCGGCGTGAGCCCCAGCGCGGCCGCCATTGCCGTGAGCGGCCAGCTTGTCGTGCTTGAAGCGAACTAG